In Rhipicephalus microplus isolate Deutch F79 unplaced genomic scaffold, USDA_Rmic scaffold_614, whole genome shotgun sequence, one DNA window encodes the following:
- the LOC142795303 gene encoding uncharacterized protein LOC142795303: SLSGLSRVRMLQLGFNRIARVEPFAFAGSSDLSSISLEGNPLELLRSRAFANLSRIGSIRLPRSLAAMEPDAFAGLRNVSLVSIEAPRLKRLPQFAFRGLEHAGELLIRDAEIGLIDSGAFAGLSHVRRVTLEGSTVEAVRAAAFAGMRAVGQLRIGGNRLGSVLPGALDALDQASVSHVLLSGNWLPCDCRLRWAPESLRRRGFCSSPAHLLNASAAQVSLDTLPRCLPEHFVPHSRPDAPPLSGRQQTSGAPTHGILAALAPLLLPASGAWLQRLFFETSCLPDCYL; the protein is encoded by the exons GTCGAGCCGTTCGCCTTCGCCGGAAGCAGCGACCTGAGCAGCATCTCACTCGAGGGCAACCCGCTCGAACTGCTGCGATCGCGGGCATTCGCCAACCTCAGCCGGATCGGCTCCATTAGACTACCTCGGAGCCTCGCCGCCATGGag CCTGACGCCTTCGCGGGTCTCCGGAACGTGAGCCTGGTGTCTATCGAGGCCCCTCGCCTGAAGCGTCTTCCTCAGTTCGCCTTTCGTGGTCTTGAGCACGCGGGCGAGCTGCTCATCCGGGACGCCGAGATCGGCCTCATAGACTCTGGCGCCTTCGCCGGCCTCAGTCACGTTCGCCGGGTCACGCTAGAGGGCTCCACCGTGGAGGCGGTGCGCGCGGCCGCGTTCGCCGGCATGCGAGCCGTAGGCCAGCTCAGGATCGGCGGCAACCGACTCGGGAGCGTGCTGCCCGGAGCCCTCGACGCGCTCGACCAG GCGTCCGTGAGTCACGTGCTGCTTTCGGGCAACTGGCTTCCCTGCGACTGTCGACTCCGCTGGGCTCCCGAGTCCCTGCGCAGGCGAGGCTTCTGCTCGTCGCCCGCGCACTTGCTCAACGCGTCGGCGGCCCAGGTGTCGCTGGACACTCTGCCGCGCTGCCTGCCCGAGCACTTCGTGCCTCACTCGAGGCCCGACGCTCCTCCGCTCTCGGGCCGTCAGCAGACCAGCGGCGCCCCAACGCACGGAATACTCGCCGCACTGGCACCGCTGCTACTGCCTGCTAGCGGAGCCTGGTTGCAGCGCCTCTTCTTCGAAACTTCGTGCCTCCCGGATTGTTACCTCTGA